The following DNA comes from Chitinophagaceae bacterium.
CTAGGAGGAATAGTATCTATTTTTACATAAAACTTTCCAAAATCACGGCTCCTCGCTTTTAAAAATTCGCCTTCCCAGTCGGAAGATAAGTACTGGGGGTTTCCTGAGGAATTCTCATAGCAAATAAAACTTTTAGACCTTAAATGAGCAGGTATATCATAAGGTTTGATTTTTATATCATAAAAATTATGAACAGGAATGTCATTTCGATGAACATGATGTATGGCAGAATGTATGTCTTTTTTAACAGGAGGCGTCCATTCATATTGAAAATAAACAGTATCATAAAAAGAGTAAGCCGGAAATTTCAAATTAATTTCATTTGCTGAAAAGGTGTTTCTCCTGTTGTGAGGAAATAAGGTTAGATTTTCACCCAGCTCGAATATCTCAGCTTCCGAAGGTTCGCTATATTGCAGTACGAAGGATGTTTTACTTACATTTCCTTTAAAATCGGTTACTTCAATTGAAATATTTTGTTTAGTTTCTTGACTCAAATCAATAACTCCCTCATTTCTTGTAAGCTCATACATTGAAAAACGATTGTTGGGTTGCAAGTAGAGCTTATTATACCATTTATTTTTTTTAATTCGGGCATGATAGTCAATATGCGCATTTAAATACCTTGTTTCGGAAAAAGCAAATGTAGAGGCTTTAAAATGGTATAAAAGCTGATTTTCCTGAAATAGTTTTATCTCATAAGGTCCGTTTCTGTTAACAGTACCGGATAAATTATCATAAGCAGAAATGCCCGCACCTATTTGTGTGACATTGACTTTAATAGTATCTTTTGAAAGTGTGTAAACGCCTTTTTGTTGTCTTCTTAGCGGGAAATACATCGGACTTGAAAAATGACGATTCATTCCCAAGGGGTAAATTGCTAAGGATTCCATTACCGGATAATCAGTATCAGAAACGTCAAATCCAAAATATAGAGGGTTAATAGGCATTTGAGTAGCTGTTTCACGTATTTCAAAATGCAAATGCGGGCCCATGGAACTGCCGGTATTTCCTGAAAGACCAATGATATCGCCCTGCTTAACTCTAAACTGGTTTCGGTCGGGGTACAGTTCTATATTAAAACTTTTTTGAGCGTATTGTGCATTTTTGACATAGGCAGACAGTTCCGGAAAAAAATCATTCATGTGAGCATAAACACTCGTATATCCGTTAGGGTGACTAATGTAAATGGCTTTTCCAAAACCGACAGGAGATACATTAACTCTGGAGACGTACCCGTCAGCTACAGCTAATACCGGTAAATCTTCTCTCCTTTGAGTTCTGAAATCGATGCCTGAATGAAAGTGATTGTTTCTCAATTCAGCAAAAGTACCTGTAACCTCTAAAGGAATTTTTAGGGGTGAAATAAAATAATCTTCCGGATGATTATTTCCTGAAATTAATAAGCCGGGTAACAGAAATAAAATCAATACAAAAAGCAGTTTAAGAGCTGCTTTTTTAGAAATTCGGTCTGATAGTATGATACTCGTCTCCTTCATAAAACTTTTTAATTACCTGAACAGCATCTTCAGGATTGTCTGTTAATTGAAATAAATCCATATCCTCAGGAGAGATATTTTGCTCTTTATTTAATAAAGTATCTTTAATCCAGTCTAAAAGAGGTTGCCAAAATGACTCCCCTAACAATACAACGGGCACTTTCTCGATTTTATGTGTTTGTATTAAGGTTAATACT
Coding sequences within:
- a CDS encoding M23 family metallopeptidase; translated protein: MKETSIILSDRISKKAALKLLFVLILFLLPGLLISGNNHPEDYFISPLKIPLEVTGTFAELRNNHFHSGIDFRTQRREDLPVLAVADGYVSRVNVSPVGFGKAIYISHPNGYTSVYAHMNDFFPELSAYVKNAQYAQKSFNIELYPDRNQFRVKQGDIIGLSGNTGSSMGPHLHFEIRETATQMPINPLYFGFDVSDTDYPVMESLAIYPLGMNRHFSSPMYFPLRRQQKGVYTLSKDTIKVNVTQIGAGISAYDNLSGTVNRNGPYEIKLFQENQLLYHFKASTFAFSETRYLNAHIDYHARIKKNKWYNKLYLQPNNRFSMYELTRNEGVIDLSQETKQNISIEVTDFKGNVSKTSFVLQYSEPSEAEIFELGENLTLFPHNRRNTFSANEINLKFPAYSFYDTVYFQYEWTPPVKKDIHSAIHHVHRNDIPVHNFYDIKIKPYDIPAHLRSKSFICYENSSGNPQYLSSDWEGEFLKARSRDFGKFYVKIDTIPPSIRPLNIREGKNMTTYDRMTFTIEDDLSGISSYTGKLNGKWILMEYDPKNKLLFHIFEEDLSSGEHQLFLTVEDNVKNKFQYIINFKR